Below is a genomic region from Ziziphus jujuba cultivar Dongzao chromosome 7, ASM3175591v1.
ATATCCCTGCTATCATGCTCTAATGACGTTGATGATGTTTACATTCCCCAAGTGTCGGAAAACTTAAAACCAATGGTTGGACAAGAGTTTATATCGATAGATGAGGCACTTGAGTTTTACATTAAGTATTCAAAAGAGGCGGGATTTAGTGTTCGTAGCAATTTCAGTAAGAGACGTAAGGGTACCAATGAAGTTATAAGGAAAGAATTTGTTTGTTATAAAGAAGGAGAATCTTCTAAAAAGGGTGGTAAGAAAAAAAGGTGTCGGGGATAACAAAAGATAATTGTAAGGCAAAATTAGACGTGGTTATGTCCAAAATGGGGAAATATCATTAGTGTATTTGTTGAAGAGCACAGTCATCCATTATCAAGCCCTAAAAAAGTACATTTATTGAGGTCACATCGTAATGTGTCTAAAGCCAAAAAATCACTAACACAGCAGTTTTCAGCAACAAACGTGCCAACTCACCAACAAATAAGTATTCTTAAATTTGAAGTTGGAGGTATAGAGAATATTGGGTGTACGAAGAAGGATATTTATAACTACGAAGCTAAGTTGCGTAATTAAATGCAGGGACAAGATGCAGAACTATTAAAGGAATATTTCCTAATAGAGCAAGAAAGGGATCCATCATTTATGTTTGAAATAGATGCAGATGATGAATGTCAATTGAAGCGTTGTTTTTGGTCTGATTCAGTTTGTAGAAGAGCTTATGGATGTTTTGGTAATGTAATGGTATTTGATACAACTTACAACACTAATCAGTATGGTATGATATTTGCAACTTCGGTTGGGGTTAACAATCATGGTCAAACAATAATATTTGCATGTGCATTCTTAAACGATGAAAGAACTGAAtcttttgtttggttatttGAGCTATTAAAGAATAGCATGCCTGCAAATACCCCAAAGATGATTATCACCAATCAATATCCTGCAATGACAAAGGCTATAGCTCAGAGCTTACCGAATACATTCCATAGGTATTATAGTTGGCACATGCTTGAGAAGTTTTCTATATCTTTAAATGCAATCACATACAGGGATTTTTACAAGGATTTCAAACACTGTATTTGGGAATCAGAACGTCTggaagagtttgaaagaaaatgggcTTCTATCATCGAAAAGGCGAACCTACATGACAATGAATGgttaaagtcaatatttgaaCTACGTTCGAGGTGGGTGCCGGAATATGTTAATCATGTATTCTCAGCTGGAATGTTAAGTAGCCAACGTGCAGAAAGTTCTCATGCATTTTTCAAGGGGTACATTTCgaagaaaaatttattgatggattttatacttCAATTTAATAGGGCACTTGCACCTCAATGTCATGAAGACTTACATGCTAATCATgttgatattaatgagaagcCTGTTTTGAAACTGCCATTGGAAATGAAGAAGCAAATGGCTGAGATATACACACGCAAGATTTTTTGTAAGTTCAAGATGAGTTGTGGCATAGCTTAGTAACAGTGCCACAAATTGTTAGTGAAAATGATACATATAAAATGTATACAGTCCAGAGTTGTCCAAATGGAAGTGTCCCAAGGTTTCGAGAAATTGTTTATGATAAAGTTTTGGACTATGCATCATGTAGCTGTAAAAAGTTTGAGAGTGAAGGGATTCCATGTAGAtatattttggcatttttgCGACTTTTTGGTTATATTCCTCTTCtgaatcaatatataatgaaaaggtgGACTAGAGCTGTAAAATCTCAAATAATATACGACAAAGAAGGTTTAGAGATAACTGGAAAAGGTGGTTCAATGTTAATGTGGCAAAGTAAACTGTTCAAACTTTTCTCAGAACTCATTGATAACATCATGTCAAATGAAGAGGCAGCTGTAATTGTGAATGATGCTCTACAAAGTTTGGTTGATCAGTTTAATTCCGTAGGTGATAGCATAAACAATGGAGGCATTTCTGAAAAAGGTAGTAATGTTAATGACACAACTCTAAAAGACCCATCTCAAGTGAGGGCAAAAGGATGTGGAAGAAGATTAAAAGGGGGGAAAGAGAAGGTAACAAATGCTGCTAAGTATAGAGGTCAAAGGGATGTTGCAAGAGATGTGGAAAAATTGACCAAGCACACGACAAAAGAAACTGTCCAATCCTTAACACTCGGTAAGACAAAAAAACTGtattatttattggttttatgCAATTGGAACAATCACATCATGTACAAACTATTATGGTTTCTATGTAGGTCCTCAAAACAAGAGAATATATGTAAACAAGAATCAGAATTTGAATATGATGCTGACCAGTTTTAATTTTACAGGTATAAAACTAGGTTATAACTACCATATGCCTATTAAATATCTTGTCCCTGATGCCTATTTGAAAGTAGTCCTTATAGTCTTCCATGTTTTGTTATGCAGGGCCACATTAGTAGCTTAAGGGATGACCCCTGCGTGTGGACTACCAGGCTTGCAAAACTGATGTGGCAATAATTGTTTCCTTAGTTTGGTGCCATTGTCTGAGCCTCCAAATACAAAgtattataacatttttttagatATCAAAGAGGACTACTACTGCCTTGTAAACGCGTTGGCTTTgtaccccaaatatattttagacaaaataattacatgcaaatttttttatttcttctttccaCTCAACATTGTAATTTCGTTTAATGCTTGTAAGTTTTTGCGTcgattttggataaaatatttactgaggaatttaaacaaactttgcaaaatcctgtaaaaaataaaccaagaacaaaaagaaatattatttttgttaagggACCAACGCCAATGATACATTGACTATTCATCATCGTCTTATCAGTCCATGCCAACGTTACTTTAAAGACCACTCGTCGGCTTAGGCACAAATATAGTATAATAATTTGACTGTCTTACCTTTGTAAATTCATTCGATGTGTTTAAATTTCTTGACTGATTTTGATCAAAATAAGTAcacataaatttaattaaaacattaaatctcatttaaaaaatggaaaaattataaaataattcaaaatggtTTAATGTGGAACAATGCCGACATGAAAGTAACGTTTGACCGTCGGTTTATAGAAATGTCGACGCTACACGAACAAGTACACGTCGTTTTAGTTCACTATTTGATGTATGGTTGTTTTCGCTTATTTCCCCTCACcattgtaatttcgtttgatggTGGTAAGTTGTTGCACCGATTTTGGCTAAAATAGTTGCTTAGGAATTGAaataaactttgcaaaatcatgtaaagaataaagCTAGAGCAAAAAAGATATGTAATGTTCATTAGGGGACACACACCAACACTAAGTTGACATATCATCGTCGTCGGCTTACGTCAAAAAAACTTGCATAATTTATTGACCGTATTACCTTCATAATTTCATTTGATTCTTGTAATTTTCTACAccaattttggccaaaataattattgaggacttaaaacaaactttgcaaatcatgtaaagattcaagctagaacaaaaagatgtgtTACGTTTATTAGGGTACCAACACCGACGCTACGTTGACACACCATCGTCGTCTTAGTAAGACACGCCGACgtccacaaaattaggataatttattgaccttATTACCTTTGTAATTTGGTTTGATTCCTATAAGTTGttgcaccgattttggtcaaaataattactgacgAATTCAAACAAACCTtacaaatcatgtaaagaatcaagctacaaCAAAAAGATGTATTACGTTTATTAGGGTACCAGTGCCGACGCTACCTTGATACACCATCGTCGTCTTATGGGTAAACACCGATGCTATGTCAAGGACCATTCTTTGGCTTACAtccacaaaattaggataattttttGACCGTATTGCCTTCATAATTTGGTTTGATTCCTGTAAGTTGTTGCACCGactttggtcaaaataattactgaggaattcaagcaaactttgcaaatcatgtaaagaatcaggTTAGAACAAACAGATGTGTTACGTTTATTAAGGTACCAACACCGACGCTATGTTGATACACCATCGTCATCTTCTGTATAAATGCCAACGCTTTGTCAATGACCATTCGTCGGCTTACgtccacaaaattaggataatttattgaccgtATTGACTTCgtaattttgtttgattccTATGAGTTGTTGCatcgattttggtcaaaataactACTAAGAattaaaacaaactttgcaaatcatgtaaaggatcaagctacaacaaaaagatgtgttatgtttattagggTACAAATGTCGACGCTACGTTGATACACCATCGTTGTCTTATGAAGCAATGCCAACGCTATGTCAACAACCATTCATCAGCTTACGTCCACAAAAGTAGGCTAATTTATTAACTGTATTGCCTTCctaatttcgtttgattcctgtaagttgttaaaccgattttggtcaaaataattactgaggaatcaaaacaaactttgcaaatcatgtaaagaatcaagctacaaCAAAAAGATGTATTATGTTTATTATGGTACCAATGCCGACACTATGTTGGTACACCATTATCGTCTTATGAAGAAACACTGTGTCAGCAACCATTCATTGGCTTACgtccacaaaattaggataatttattgatcgtattgccttcgtaatttggtttgattcctgtaagttgttaaacaaattttagtcaaaataattactgaggaattaaaACAAACCTTGCAAATcctgtaaagaatcaagctacaaCGAAAAGATGTGTTAAGTTTATTAGGGTACCAACGCCAACGCTACGTTGATACACCGTTGTCTTCTTATAAAGAAACACCGATGCTGTGTCAAAGATCATTCGTGGGCCTACGTccaaaaaattaggataatttactGACCGTATTGCCTtcgtaatttcgtttgattcttgtaagtttttgcaccgattttggccaaaataattactgaggacttaaaacaaattttgcaaatcatgtaaagaatcaaggtaaaaaaaaaaaaaaaaaaaaaaaaaagatgtggtATGTTTATTAAGGGACCAACACCGACACAATGATGACATACCATCATCGTCTTATCTAGAAACGTCGATGCTATCAACGAAATCTCGTCGGCTTGcatctaaaatttgaaaaatttattgacattgttgcctttgtaatttcgtttgagtcttgtaagtttttgcactgattttggtcaaaataattccTGAGGActtaaaacaaactttgcaaaatcatgtaaagattCAAGCTACAACAAAAAGATGTGTTACATTTATTAGGCTACCAACACCGATGCTACGTTGGTACACCATCGTTGTCCTATGGAGAAATGCCAATGCTATGTCAACGATCATTCATCAGCTTATGTCCATAAAATTAGGATAAGTTACTGATCGTATTGCCTTCGTAATTTCATTTGATTCTTGTATCTTGgctaaaataattactgaggacttaaaacaaattttgtaaattatgtAAAGAATCAAGGTAGAAAAGAAAGATGTGGTACATTTATTAGGGGACCAACGCCGACGCAATGACGACATACCATCATCGTCTTATCTAGAAACGCCGATGCTATCAATGAAACCTTGTCGGCTTACGTCcataaaattaggaaaatttATTGACtttattgcctttgtaatttcatttgggtcttgtaagtttttgcaccaattttggtcaaaataattccTGAGGActtaaaacaaactttgcaaaatcatgtaaagaatcaagctacaaGAAAAAGATGTGTACGTTTATTAGGGTACCAACGTCGACGCTACTTTGGTACACCATCATCGTCCTATGGAGAAATGCTGACACTGTGTCAACGATGATTCGTCGGCTTAAgtccacaaaattaggataatttactgaccgtattgcctttgtaatttcatttgattcttgtaagtttttgcaccgattttggccaaaataattactgaggactTAAAATAAACTTTGCAAATCATGAAAAGAATCAAGgtagaaaaaaaagatttggtACGCTTATTAGGGGACCAACGCCGACGCGACGATGACATACCATCGTTGTCTTATCTAGAAACGCCGATGCTATCAACGAAACCTTGTCAGCTTACGtccaaaaaattaggaaaatttattgactttatttcctttgtaatttcgtttgagtcttgtaagtttttgcaccgattttggtTAAAATAATTCCTGAGGActtaaaacaaactttgcaaaatcatgtaaagaatcaagctacaacaaaaaaatgtgttatgtttattagggcaccaaagccaatgctacgTTGGTACACCATCGTCATCTTATGGGTAAACACCAACGCTATGTCAACGACCATTCATTGGCTTACgtccacaaaattaggataatttattgactataTTGCCTTCGTAATTTGGTTTGGTTCCTGTAAGTTGTTACACCGAGTTgtgtcaaaataattactgaaaaatttaaacaaactttacaaatcatgtaaagaatcaggCTAGAACAAAAAGAAGTGTTACTTTTATTAGGGTACCAACGCCGACGCTATGTTGATACACCATCGTCATCTTATGAAGAAACACCGATGCTATGTCAACTACCATTTGTCGGCTTACGTctacaaaattaggataatttattgaccgtATTGCCTTCGTAATTTGGTTTGATTCCTCTAAGTTTTTAAatcgattttggtcaaaataattactgaggaattaaaACAAACGttgcaaatcatgtaaagaatcaagctacaaCAAAAAGATGTGTTACGTTTATTAAGGTACTAACACCGATGCTATGTTGATACACCATCGTCGTCTTATGAAGAAACACCGACACTGTGTCAACAATCATTCGTCGGCTTACGTgaaaaaaattaggataatttactGACCGTATTGCCTTCACAATTTCATGTGATTCTTGTAAGTTGTTAAAcctattttggccaaaataattacaaaggacttaaaacaaactttgcgaatcatgtaaagaatgaaggtaaaaaaaaaagatgtggtATGTTTATTAAGGGACTGATGCCAATGCGACGATGACATACCATCATCGTCTTATCTAGAAACGCCGACACTATCATTGAAAGCTCATTGGCTTGCGTCCAAAATTAGGAAAATTTATTGACtttattgcctttgtaatttcatttgagTCTTGTAAGTTTTTTCAcctattttggtcaaaataattccTGAGGActtaaaacaaactttgcaaaatcatgtaaggCATCAGGCTACAACAAAAAGATGTGTTACGTTTGTTAGGGTACCAATGCTGACAATACATTGGTACACCATCATCGTCTTACGGAGAAACGCCGACACTGTGTCAACGATCATTGATTGGCTTACgtccacaaaattaggataatttactGATCGTATTGCCTTCGTAATTTTGTTTGAGTCTTGTATgtttttgcaccgattttggccaaaataattactgaggacttaaaacaaactttgcaagtcatgtaaagaatcaatgtataaaaaaaatatgtgtaCGTTTATTAGGGGACCAACGCCGATGCTACGTGGATACACCAGCATCGTCTTAAGAGGAAACGCCGACGCTCTATCAACGACCATTTGTCAGCTTATGTCCACaaaattatgataatttattgaccttattgcctttgtaatttcattCGATGGTGGTAAGGTTTTGTACAGATTATCAGTAAAAATAGTTACTGTATTGCATTTGTCAGTTCCAATGATcgtgttaaattttttaaatagtctAGAAAGCTTTATTACAAAGGATTTGACACAACATATCCACAAtttgtaacaaatttaaaaccatatttatttatttattcaatggtAATTAGAACATGCACCAAAGGCGACGTGGTGGACATGTAGTTGCGTCGACTTtggttatattttcattttgggaTTGACATCAATGAAGTGATTAAAAAAGTTGAGAATCTTCCTCTCGATGCATCGGTTCTGAGGAAGACAATCTCATCATGATTCTCGATACAACTTTCACAACTGAGGATTTCGAAAGGGTCGAAGGGATTCTAGTGGGTAGAGGTACGGATATGAAGCCATAAATAGAGACAATGGAGGAAGATTTCTCTGTTACAGAAAGAAAGGGATTTTTAGATTAGATTCAATAGGAGATGGAGTTGAAAAGCGCAAATACCTGTATTATTATTTGGTACATGTTCATATGAGCAGTTTCTCTACTCTCTTATTCGCGCTTTTCAACTCCATCTCCTATTGAACCTTATCTAAAAATCCTTTTCTTTGAGTAACAGACAAATCTTCCTACATTGTCTCTATTTCTGGCTTCATCTCCGCGCCTCTACCCACCAGAATCCCTTCGACCCTTTCGAAATACTTGGTTGTGAAAGCTGATCCGAGAATTATGATGAGCTTGTCCTTCTCATAACCGATGCATCGAGAGGAGGATTCTCAACTTTCTTAATCATTTCATCAGTGTTaattccaaaatgaaaatataaccaaagccaatataataaaaataaaaaagcaaacaaaacag
It encodes:
- the LOC132804473 gene encoding protein FAR1-RELATED SEQUENCE 5-like, whose product is MAADGTILGVKGKKKRDRNMDRGEEEAPIAGSQGFTRFIHVHLLILIASILSLWQLNDLQYEANNHHAGNVEISLLSCSNDVDDVYIPQVSENLKPMVGQEFISIDEALEFYIKYSKEAGFSVRSNFSKRRKGTNEVIRKEFGQDAELLKEYFLIEQERDPSFMFEIDADDECQLKRCFWSDSVCRRAYGCFGNVMVFDTTYNTNQYGMIFATSVGVNNHGQTIIFACAFLNDERTESFVWLFELLKNSMPANTPKMIITNQYPAMTKAIAQSLPNTFHRYYSWHMLEKFSISLNAITYRDFYKDFKHCIWESERLEEFERKWASIIEKANLHDNEWLKSIFELRSRWVPEYVNHVFSAGMLSSQRAESSHAFFKGYISKKNLLMDFILQFNRALAPQCHEDLHANHVDINEKPVLKLPLEMKKQMAEIYTRKIFFQSCPNGSVPRFREIVYDKVLDYASCSCKKFESEGIPCRYILAFLRLFGYIPLLNQYIMKRWTRAVKSQIIYDKEGLEITGKGGSMLMWQSKLFKLFSELIDNIMSNEEAAVIVNDALQSLVDQFNSVGDSINNGGISEKGSNVNDTTLKDPSQVRAKGCGRRLKGGKEKVTNAAKYRGQRDVARDVEKLTKHTTKETVQSLTLGPQNKRIYVNKNQNLNMMLTSFNFTGPH